From the Alkalibacter rhizosphaerae genome, one window contains:
- a CDS encoding DUF1659 domain-containing protein → MAVETMKFGTKMVLKLDGGLNEKGEPIVKSKTYANVNTAAADQDIYDVATTLAGLQTRTLEGVHKLEETILIQV, encoded by the coding sequence ATGGCAGTTGAAACCATGAAATTTGGCACCAAGATGGTACTGAAGCTGGATGGGGGCCTCAACGAAAAGGGAGAACCCATCGTCAAAAGCAAGACTTATGCCAACGTGAACACGGCGGCAGCAGACCAGGACATTTACGACGTGGCAACTACACTGGCGGGCCTTCAGACCAGAACCTTGGAAGGAGTCCACAAGCTGGAGGAAACGATCCTCATCCAGGTGTAA